The following coding sequences lie in one Synergistaceae bacterium genomic window:
- the trxB gene encoding thioredoxin-disulfide reductase — MEKRELVIIGAGPAGLTSAIYGRRAGLDVLLLEKGIAGGQINITDEIENWPGVIHSTGSELGVSFRKHAEHFNTEFRDCTVKGIDIRNGSKIVVTDKGEIEAEAVILATGASFRKLGCPGEAEFTGGGVSYCAVCDAAFFEDETIAVVGGGNVAVEEAGYLTRFASKVYIIHRRDEFRADRLAVEQALANPKIVPIWNTVVESIEGDGVVEKLVIKNVKTGEVSDLPVAGVFVFVGTEPNVSYLGEPGSVVRQTKGGWVDTNDKMETSLEGIFAAGDIRDKYLRQVVTAAGDGAVAAMAAYAYITEQLHLRSVLTEPEHVFALFTSSIDQAQVTLQVEAERYTKESGKKVAFIDGYRNSRMTEKLGLTAMPALVELKKGEIVRVVQVKDIADIKEFIAG, encoded by the coding sequence TTGGAAAAGAGAGAACTCGTAATCATAGGAGCCGGACCTGCAGGTTTGACTTCGGCCATATACGGCCGCCGTGCCGGACTGGATGTCCTTCTTCTCGAAAAGGGGATAGCAGGAGGCCAGATCAACATTACAGATGAAATAGAAAACTGGCCCGGTGTTATCCACTCAACAGGTTCGGAACTCGGAGTTTCATTTCGCAAACATGCCGAGCACTTTAACACAGAGTTCAGGGACTGCACGGTGAAGGGGATCGATATTCGCAACGGCAGCAAGATAGTAGTGACGGATAAAGGCGAGATCGAAGCCGAGGCAGTGATCCTCGCTACGGGAGCAAGCTTCCGTAAGCTCGGATGCCCAGGCGAAGCAGAATTCACCGGAGGCGGTGTAAGCTACTGTGCCGTCTGTGACGCGGCATTCTTTGAAGATGAGACGATAGCTGTCGTCGGCGGCGGAAACGTTGCGGTCGAGGAGGCAGGATACCTGACCCGTTTTGCATCCAAGGTATATATCATTCACAGGCGCGATGAATTCAGGGCCGATAGGCTTGCGGTGGAGCAGGCTCTGGCGAACCCTAAGATCGTCCCGATCTGGAATACTGTCGTTGAGTCGATAGAGGGCGATGGTGTCGTAGAGAAGCTCGTTATTAAAAATGTAAAGACCGGAGAGGTATCGGATCTTCCTGTCGCCGGCGTGTTTGTCTTTGTCGGTACGGAACCTAACGTATCATATCTTGGAGAGCCCGGTTCGGTCGTAAGACAGACAAAAGGCGGCTGGGTCGACACCAATGACAAAATGGAGACATCTTTAGAGGGTATTTTTGCAGCCGGAGATATCCGAGACAAGTATCTGCGCCAGGTCGTCACGGCAGCCGGAGACGGAGCTGTGGCAGCTATGGCCGCATACGCCTATATCACCGAACAACTGCATCTGCGCTCCGTTCTGACGGAGCCGGAACATGTCTTCGCCCTCTTCACGTCCAGCATAGATCAGGCGCAGGTGACGCTTCAGGTCGAAGCCGAGAGATATACGAAAGAAAGCGGCAAAAAGGTCGCTTTCATCGACGGATACCGTAACAGCAGGATGACGGAGAAACTTGGCCTTACAGCTATGCCTGCGCTGGTAGAGCTTAAAAAAGGCGAGATCGTCCGTGTCGTTCAGGTAAAGGATATCGCGGATATAAAGGAATTTATAGCGGGATAG
- a CDS encoding M48 family metalloprotease, whose protein sequence is MRKAVVVLILASFAALYTVSPLLADASPAPTSKTIEREIKMGKKISEQVEKEMPRVLDPAEEARLGMIAGKLIPYLERDLEYKVRIVDMKEPNAFSLPGGMTYITTGMLDFLKSDPEIAAVLAHEFIHADRAHVIVQAARNNRLNIMTIAGIIAATQGGGAGAMIMTGAMQTAIMNAYSIDLEKEADARGIDVLTKAGYNPAAMLTMMERLKIEQLQRAYVDPGIFQTHPEVEERVEAALKYMKDKGIEVQRKDVLQSLKIDVDNVSDDVRITVDGAVLLSHPKDPEADKLFRELKTRLDETLELELAPYDIQVMGAGEKQLLMIKGRVILSAGELLAGMPALAEIRGRINDALIKARKGNLLTDYFK, encoded by the coding sequence ATGAGAAAAGCTGTTGTGGTGCTTATCCTTGCATCCTTTGCCGCATTATATACGGTTTCTCCCCTCCTGGCCGATGCTTCGCCCGCACCAACATCAAAGACGATCGAACGCGAGATCAAAATGGGAAAAAAAATTTCCGAGCAGGTGGAGAAAGAGATGCCGCGTGTTCTGGATCCTGCGGAAGAAGCGCGCCTTGGGATGATTGCAGGCAAACTCATCCCTTATCTTGAGCGTGATCTGGAATATAAGGTACGTATTGTCGATATGAAGGAGCCCAATGCTTTTTCCCTCCCTGGAGGGATGACGTATATTACCACAGGCATGCTTGATTTTCTTAAGAGTGATCCCGAGATAGCGGCAGTGCTGGCTCATGAATTTATACACGCCGATCGTGCGCATGTTATAGTACAGGCTGCACGCAACAACAGGCTGAACATAATGACTATTGCCGGAATAATCGCCGCCACACAGGGAGGCGGCGCAGGCGCCATGATAATGACAGGCGCCATGCAGACAGCAATAATGAACGCCTACAGCATCGACCTTGAAAAAGAAGCTGATGCCAGAGGCATAGACGTACTTACCAAAGCAGGCTACAACCCGGCTGCCATGCTTACAATGATGGAGAGGCTGAAGATAGAACAACTGCAACGTGCCTATGTCGACCCCGGTATTTTCCAAACTCACCCGGAAGTCGAAGAGCGGGTCGAAGCGGCACTTAAATACATGAAAGACAAAGGCATCGAAGTGCAGAGAAAAGATGTCTTACAGAGCCTTAAGATCGATGTGGACAATGTCTCCGATGATGTCCGTATAACTGTGGATGGGGCGGTTTTGTTATCTCATCCGAAGGACCCGGAAGCGGATAAGCTGTTCCGCGAGCTCAAGACCCGCCTTGATGAGACTCTGGAGCTGGAGCTGGCTCCCTACGATATACAGGTGATGGGGGCAGGAGAAAAACAATTGCTGATGATCAAAGGAAGGGTCATTCTGTCAGCGGGTGAGCTGCTTGCCGGAATGCCTGCCCTTGCGGAGATACGCGGCAGGATCAACGATGCGCTAATCAAGGCAAGAAAGGGAAACCTTCTAACGGATTATTTCAAGTAA
- the prmC gene encoding peptide chain release factor N(5)-glutamine methyltransferase: MKLSELRRVCRDMLTEGNIDRPSYVTDVLVSKIISVDRALLITRNDDDIPKRECDMVLSMAERRLRHVPLSYVIGEAEFYGYVLKVGEGCLIPRPETELLAEEMLKLCPGPKRFADWCTGSGCIAIALLLQNENYSGVAVDSSQEALKWAEINRKLYGLDGRLELICSADPLKCGIENGSLDFITANPPYIPEEEIAGLMHDVRDHEPLEALDGGADGLEVYRMLFAAIPPFLRSGGFVGFETAGDSQCYALEDMAPPCLVLKKRIFDYSGVMRHLIWQKL; this comes from the coding sequence TTGAAGCTCTCTGAACTTCGCAGAGTATGCAGGGATATGCTGACCGAAGGTAATATCGACAGGCCTTCTTATGTAACGGATGTCCTTGTTTCAAAGATTATCAGTGTAGACAGGGCGCTGCTTATAACCAGAAATGACGATGATATCCCAAAACGCGAATGCGATATGGTTTTATCTATGGCGGAGCGGAGGTTGCGGCATGTACCGCTCTCCTATGTGATCGGCGAGGCGGAGTTTTACGGATATGTCCTTAAAGTAGGCGAGGGATGCCTCATCCCCAGGCCGGAGACGGAGCTCCTCGCAGAGGAGATGCTGAAACTATGTCCCGGTCCGAAGCGTTTCGCGGACTGGTGCACGGGAAGCGGATGCATAGCGATCGCACTGCTTCTTCAGAATGAGAATTACTCCGGGGTCGCTGTCGATTCAAGCCAAGAGGCGCTTAAATGGGCTGAAATAAACAGAAAGTTATACGGTCTTGACGGCAGGCTTGAGCTGATATGCTCTGCGGACCCGTTAAAATGCGGCATAGAGAACGGATCGCTTGATTTTATAACAGCCAATCCTCCGTATATACCTGAGGAGGAAATTGCGGGGCTTATGCATGATGTCCGGGACCACGAGCCGCTCGAGGCTCTCGACGGCGGAGCGGATGGTCTTGAAGTGTACAGGATGCTCTTCGCCGCGATCCCGCCTTTTTTGAGATCAGGAGGCTTTGTAGGTTTTGAAACAGCCGGTGACAGTCAGTGTTATGCTTTGGAGGATATGGCTCCGCCTTGCCTTGTGCTTAAAAAAAGAATTTTTGATTATAGCGGCGTCATGCGTCATCTGATATGGCAAAAATTATAA